From one Mesomycoplasma ovipneumoniae genomic stretch:
- a CDS encoding Mbov_0399 family ICE element protein yields MTKTTKKLSKIFLILTPFSSLVFLQSATYELPVYNNSEIKKDRVWVVKPDKTYNFTKEIDNFDFDLKQQTRNWEIFVGVDPVYDETDREEVIAGQREQKVAFSKNWFTTETLEHTGNAFDSTCERTGYNCGGHYWKKKTVPDGVYDKNHKHNQSIPDNNFEIDLEDIEHDEYGLNSLSDDSKFTDFFNLFYVGLRDVNDRGIIKHHRIFEGLGAGLKKEFKSDQQQGFNLKKIKLSFKYTVKDEKITKLSVTISAFVERKNEEDRNNEQSAALAKYFSDLQSSFKKDFPDQYVISTDSGASRGILAPKPVKTTSDTNVATLKSNREYWVETLNNWWEKAAKTNDSTIPYSAEYRWSYWPSSGDIAQVWVEFVDPLDKQRKKFWLSNPDDASKWPTQWKPTKFFLQREFSSRLELIPSTVLKYNEKLKRLVRTKAERKQIQANQQPNSSTSQTATPTNDQANVYGGEFEFVGDVKVKFNGAKDNSEVLFVNGKKIDVLDNQFETVLQDLRLEQKENGATNKYKIEIKKFKKDKSEVEKSYSIDLVTKSVVNVLQGKWFGWDPEKNLNQKKLISQYLLDDSGNEIVGQDGKKLENPKYDPNIDPQTGTKKQILWVKNNGSDLSDNIFYQDNTIGNGFIAEAAVAGKGINTTFSQNFQDDKATVKRYKIDQNQKKKFTLAPNVTTFSSSPSNKDGQDPKITNNELEYFSNSGLWLYRAGYETDQQAFKLFLIGDNDNTKLFSDIVDSEVYIPFWQSPAGKKLEKYLIKVRGFNNKYIENLSYEKLIAHWKSYINYKYDKGEIQDPISSIISKTIDQALEKHLKELTNINFLSGQTIKLQGLDFSGIEQYLTDEQKAKLKDISITPFKNGQNWAFQVDSDFRQTLGLNGGVFEFPGLKTDRELKDLKSTKKEIKVDGLEQKVQELVNKYVFVSPKELVNRVSILVNSEVGSENVATISWTTEDGVFEVELVTDGEHFIAKDQFKFNLKQLQQQAQDNYDVFNPLPKDVKANLKGITNPEQAIVEIKKQLQLLSNNQLNFGQNYSFDPKLLNNPALFNVYQGDFESAKSQGNLPLSGIDLPGYVNLDIVNVVPNISALKEKNLSKIKINDIKINSNDPQKMAEQLRDQLNKQLVPWGLNWEEYLNPGDFDKILEQIQHNKFSEISFKPSNYLTDGNLKFNVENFDFVPYNFNLPVTEETTSFIQDKKNLYWFIPLSITVLGILSFGIWFLIRKKFKKFN; encoded by the coding sequence ATGACAAAAACAACTAAAAAGTTAAGTAAAATTTTTTTAATTTTAACTCCATTTTCATCCTTAGTTTTTTTACAATCGGCAACCTACGAGTTGCCTGTTTATAATAATTCAGAGATTAAGAAAGATAGGGTTTGGGTCGTAAAACCCGACAAAACATATAATTTTACCAAAGAAATTGACAATTTTGATTTTGACCTTAAACAACAAACCCGAAATTGGGAAATTTTCGTTGGTGTTGATCCCGTTTATGATGAAACTGACCGAGAAGAAGTTATTGCCGGCCAACGAGAACAAAAAGTCGCATTTTCAAAAAATTGATTTACAACTGAAACTCTCGAACACACGGGCAATGCTTTTGACAGTACTTGTGAACGAACGGGGTATAATTGTGGTGGTCATTATTGAAAGAAAAAAACTGTTCCAGATGGTGTGTATGATAAAAACCATAAACATAACCAATCAATCCCTGACAACAATTTTGAAATTGATCTCGAAGATATTGAACATGATGAGTATGGTTTGAATAGTTTAAGTGATGATAGCAAATTTACTGATTTTTTTAATTTGTTTTATGTAGGGCTACGTGATGTCAACGACCGCGGAATAATAAAACACCATCGGATATTTGAAGGCTTGGGTGCTGGACTTAAAAAAGAATTTAAGAGCGATCAACAACAAGGATTTAATCTAAAAAAAATTAAATTAAGTTTTAAGTATACTGTTAAAGATGAAAAAATAACAAAATTAAGTGTTACAATTAGTGCGTTTGTAGAAAGAAAAAATGAAGAAGATAGAAATAACGAACAAAGCGCAGCCCTAGCAAAATATTTCTCAGATCTACAAAGTTCTTTTAAAAAAGATTTTCCCGATCAATACGTAATTTCCACTGACTCTGGAGCTAGTCGTGGAATTCTTGCTCCAAAACCAGTTAAAACAACTAGTGATACAAATGTCGCCACCTTAAAGTCAAATCGCGAGTATTGAGTTGAAACATTAAATAATTGGTGAGAAAAAGCTGCTAAAACAAACGATAGTACTATACCATATAGCGCTGAATATAGATGATCTTATTGACCTAGTTCGGGAGATATAGCTCAGGTATGAGTTGAATTTGTCGATCCATTAGATAAGCAAAGAAAAAAGTTTTGATTATCTAACCCCGATGACGCTAGTAAATGACCAACTCAGTGAAAACCGACTAAATTCTTTTTACAAAGAGAATTTTCATCACGACTAGAACTAATTCCGTCAACGGTTCTAAAATATAATGAAAAATTAAAAAGACTTGTTCGAACAAAAGCAGAGAGAAAACAAATTCAAGCAAACCAACAACCAAATAGTTCAACTAGTCAAACCGCTACACCAACTAATGATCAAGCAAACGTATATGGTGGTGAATTTGAGTTTGTTGGTGACGTTAAAGTAAAATTTAACGGAGCAAAAGACAATTCAGAAGTTTTGTTTGTTAATGGCAAAAAAATTGATGTTCTTGACAATCAGTTTGAAACTGTGCTACAAGATCTAAGACTCGAACAAAAAGAAAATGGTGCAACCAATAAATACAAAATCGAAATTAAAAAATTTAAAAAAGACAAAAGCGAAGTTGAAAAATCTTATTCAATTGATTTGGTTACAAAATCTGTTGTTAATGTACTACAAGGAAAATGATTTGGTTGAGATCCTGAGAAAAATTTAAATCAGAAAAAATTAATTAGTCAGTATTTATTGGATGACTCTGGAAATGAAATCGTTGGTCAAGATGGGAAAAAATTAGAAAATCCTAAATATGATCCTAATATCGATCCGCAAACTGGAACAAAAAAACAAATTCTATGGGTTAAAAATAATGGAAGCGACCTAAGTGATAATATATTTTATCAAGACAATACTATTGGCAATGGATTTATTGCTGAGGCAGCGGTAGCTGGCAAAGGGATAAATACAACTTTTTCTCAGAATTTCCAAGACGACAAAGCCACTGTTAAAAGATATAAAATAGATCAAAATCAAAAAAAGAAATTTACACTTGCGCCTAATGTAACTACTTTTTCATCAAGTCCAAGTAATAAAGACGGTCAAGATCCTAAAATAACCAATAACGAACTCGAATATTTCTCAAATTCCGGACTTTGATTGTATAGAGCTGGTTACGAAACTGATCAACAAGCTTTTAAGTTATTTTTAATTGGCGATAACGATAATACAAAACTATTTTCAGATATAGTTGACTCAGAGGTTTATATCCCATTTTGGCAATCGCCAGCAGGTAAAAAATTAGAAAAATATTTAATTAAGGTCAGAGGCTTTAATAATAAATATATCGAAAACCTAAGTTATGAAAAACTTATAGCCCATTGGAAGTCTTATATTAACTATAAGTACGATAAGGGTGAAATTCAAGACCCTATTAGTAGTATTATCTCAAAAACAATTGACCAAGCATTAGAAAAACATTTAAAAGAACTAACAAATATTAACTTTTTAAGTGGTCAAACAATTAAACTACAAGGTTTAGATTTTAGTGGAATTGAACAGTATCTAACAGATGAGCAAAAAGCTAAATTAAAAGATATTAGTATAACGCCATTTAAAAATGGTCAAAACTGAGCATTTCAAGTTGACTCTGATTTTAGGCAAACACTAGGTTTAAACGGCGGTGTTTTTGAGTTTCCAGGACTAAAAACCGATCGAGAACTTAAAGATTTAAAGTCTACAAAAAAAGAAATTAAGGTTGATGGCTTAGAACAAAAAGTCCAAGAATTAGTGAATAAATATGTCTTTGTGAGTCCCAAAGAACTTGTCAATCGAGTATCAATTTTGGTTAATTCAGAGGTTGGCAGTGAAAATGTCGCGACAATTAGTTGAACAACCGAAGACGGAGTTTTTGAGGTTGAATTAGTAACTGATGGCGAACATTTTATCGCAAAAGATCAATTTAAATTTAATTTAAAACAATTACAACAACAAGCCCAAGACAACTACGATGTATTCAACCCGCTACCAAAAGATGTTAAAGCAAACTTAAAAGGAATTACAAATCCTGAGCAAGCGATTGTAGAAATAAAAAAACAACTTCAATTATTATCAAATAATCAGCTAAATTTTGGTCAGAACTATTCATTTGACCCAAAGCTTTTAAATAATCCAGCTCTTTTTAATGTTTATCAAGGCGATTTTGAATCAGCTAAAAGTCAAGGAAATCTGCCGCTTTCAGGCATTGATTTACCAGGTTATGTAAATTTAGATATAGTAAATGTTGTTCCAAATATCTCGGCTTTAAAAGAAAAGAATTTGTCAAAAATAAAAATAAATGATATTAAAATAAATTCCAACGATCCACAAAAAATGGCTGAACAGTTAAGAGATCAACTAAATAAACAACTTGTTCCATGAGGCTTAAATTGAGAAGAATATCTGAATCCGGGAGATTTTGATAAAATTTTAGAGCAAATCCAGCATAACAAGTTTTCAGAAATTAGTTTTAAGCCATCGAATTATTTAACCGATGGGAACTTAAAATTTAATGTTGAGAACTTTGATTTTGTGCCTTATAACTTTAATTTGCCAGTAACCGAAGAAACAACAAGTTTTATTCAAGATAAAAAGAATTTATATTGGTTTATTCCTTTAAGTATCACCGTGTTAGGGATTTTATCCTTTGGGATTTGGTTTTTAATAAGGAAGAAATTCAAAAAATTTAATTAA